In the Sinorhizobium garamanticum genome, one interval contains:
- a CDS encoding ABC transporter substrate-binding protein: protein MKLRIAAVLAALLTSLSSVSAEELTIRLGHPGTGLDNRQYSHGDATSYARARELIEREFASDKDIKVEWTYFRGAGPALNESVAAEQLDFFLLGDLPAIVGRSRGLEHKFLFATSRHEPIYLAVPANSDIKSIDDVKGRKVALFKGTNLQLATDHVLSTHGLTEKDVRFINLDTSAAVAALASGNVDAVFGGPEFLALANKGIVKIAYTTKGDDPTLGRNSSYLVTAAFEQAHPDLTQRVVTTFVKAAAFASDPSNKDEVFDGWSLSGFPKDVFETDLEGDTLANRLNPLIDDFVVARYKDKVARAKTYGLIKGDVDVDGWLEPKYLRQALKELKLENHWSSLTANGEVARRGDLDKKQTN, encoded by the coding sequence ATGAAACTTCGTATCGCCGCGGTGCTTGCCGCACTTCTCACCTCGCTTAGCTCAGTCTCAGCCGAGGAACTGACCATCCGCCTCGGCCACCCCGGAACTGGCCTTGACAACAGGCAATATTCGCATGGGGACGCGACGTCTTATGCGCGGGCCCGCGAGCTCATCGAGAGGGAATTCGCATCCGATAAGGACATCAAGGTCGAGTGGACCTACTTCCGTGGCGCTGGTCCTGCGCTCAACGAATCCGTTGCGGCAGAGCAGCTCGACTTCTTCCTGCTCGGCGACTTGCCGGCGATCGTCGGCCGCTCGCGCGGGCTTGAGCACAAGTTCCTATTCGCCACCAGCCGGCATGAGCCGATCTATCTCGCCGTGCCGGCCAACAGCGATATAAAGTCGATCGACGACGTGAAGGGCAGGAAGGTTGCGCTCTTCAAGGGAACCAATTTGCAGCTCGCCACCGATCACGTGTTGTCCACCCACGGCCTCACGGAAAAGGACGTCCGCTTCATCAATCTCGACACCAGTGCTGCCGTAGCTGCACTCGCGTCGGGCAACGTTGACGCCGTGTTTGGCGGCCCGGAATTTCTGGCACTGGCGAACAAAGGGATCGTGAAGATCGCCTATACCACCAAGGGCGACGATCCGACACTTGGTCGCAATTCGTCCTATCTGGTCACGGCCGCCTTCGAACAGGCCCATCCTGATCTGACGCAGCGGGTGGTTACCACCTTCGTCAAAGCGGCCGCCTTTGCTTCGGATCCATCTAACAAGGACGAGGTCTTCGATGGCTGGTCGCTTTCGGGTTTCCCCAAGGATGTCTTCGAAACGGACCTTGAGGGCGACACGCTTGCGAACCGGCTCAATCCCCTCATCGATGATTTCGTCGTTGCCCGTTACAAGGACAAGGTCGCGCGGGCAAAGACCTACGGCTTGATCAAGGGCGACGTCGACGTCGACGGCTGGCTGGAGCCGAAATATCTGCGGCAGGCGCTCAAGGAGCTGAAGCTGGAGAACCACTGGTCAAGCTTAACGGCCAACGGCGAAGTCGCCAGGCGGGGCGACCTAGACAAGAAGCAGACGAACTGA
- the glmS gene encoding glutamine--fructose-6-phosphate transaminase (isomerizing): MCGIVGIVGKQPVSERLVDALKWLEYRGYDSAGVATITEGALHRRRAEGKLVNLEARLKEEPLSGTIGIAHTRWATHGAPTERNAHPHFTGGVAVVHNGIIENFAEIKDELSAVGAEFLTETDTEVVAHLLAKYRREGMGLREAMHAMLKRVRGAYALAVLFEDDPSTIMAARNGPPLAIGHGNGEMFLGSDAIALAPFTNEITYLVDGDWAVIGRTGVHIFDTEGNVVARPRQVSMAAAYLVDKGNHRHFMEKEIYEQPEVISHALGHYINFIDNRVVPVSDGIDFAKVPSLAISACGTAYLAGLIGKYWFERYARLPVEIDVASEFRYREIPLSPQSAALFISQSGETADTLASLRYCKEHGLKIGAVVNTRESTIARESDAVFPILAGPEIGVASTKAFTCQLAVLAALAIGAGRARGAVSEQEEQALVRSLAEMPRIMGQVLNTIQPKIELLSRELSKCRDVLYLGRGTSFPLAMEGALKLKEISYIHAEGYAAGELKHGPIALIDENMPVIVIAPHDRFFDKTVSNMQEVAARGGRIILITDETGASVSKLDTMHTIVLPNVDEVIAPMIFSLPVQLLAYHTAVFTGTDVDQPRNLAKSVTVE, translated from the coding sequence ATGTGCGGCATTGTTGGCATCGTAGGGAAACAGCCGGTGTCGGAGCGGCTGGTCGATGCGTTGAAGTGGCTGGAATATCGAGGCTATGATTCGGCCGGCGTTGCGACGATCACCGAGGGCGCCTTGCATCGCCGGCGTGCCGAGGGCAAGCTCGTCAATCTAGAGGCGAGGTTGAAGGAAGAGCCGCTGAGCGGCACCATCGGCATTGCCCACACGCGCTGGGCGACCCATGGTGCTCCAACGGAGCGCAATGCCCACCCGCATTTCACCGGCGGTGTCGCGGTCGTCCACAACGGCATCATCGAGAATTTTGCGGAAATCAAGGACGAGTTGTCGGCGGTCGGAGCGGAGTTTCTGACTGAAACCGACACGGAGGTCGTCGCGCATCTTCTCGCGAAATACCGCCGCGAGGGCATGGGCCTGCGTGAGGCCATGCATGCGATGCTGAAGCGGGTCAGGGGCGCCTATGCGCTTGCGGTCCTCTTCGAGGATGATCCGTCGACCATCATGGCCGCACGCAACGGACCGCCTCTGGCGATCGGCCACGGCAACGGCGAGATGTTCCTCGGATCCGACGCGATCGCGCTCGCACCCTTCACCAACGAAATCACCTATCTGGTCGATGGCGACTGGGCGGTCATCGGCAGGACCGGCGTGCACATCTTCGACACCGAGGGCAACGTCGTCGCGCGCCCGCGGCAGGTCTCGATGGCTGCCGCCTATCTGGTCGACAAGGGCAATCATCGTCACTTCATGGAAAAGGAGATCTACGAGCAACCGGAGGTGATCTCCCACGCGCTCGGCCACTACATCAACTTCATCGATAATCGGGTCGTGCCCGTTTCCGACGGCATCGATTTTGCCAAAGTTCCGAGCCTCGCCATCTCCGCTTGTGGCACGGCGTATCTGGCCGGGCTGATCGGCAAATACTGGTTCGAGCGTTATGCGCGTCTTCCGGTCGAAATCGATGTTGCTTCAGAGTTCCGGTATCGCGAGATCCCGCTCTCGCCGCAATCGGCCGCTCTTTTCATTTCGCAGTCTGGCGAAACGGCCGATACGCTGGCATCGCTCAGGTACTGCAAGGAACACGGCCTGAAGATCGGTGCCGTCGTCAATACCCGCGAATCGACGATCGCGCGAGAGTCAGACGCCGTCTTCCCGATCCTCGCCGGTCCCGAGATCGGCGTGGCATCGACCAAGGCCTTCACCTGCCAGCTTGCCGTGCTCGCCGCGCTTGCCATCGGCGCTGGCCGGGCGCGAGGGGCGGTCAGCGAGCAGGAAGAACAGGCGCTCGTCAGGAGCCTCGCTGAGATGCCGCGGATCATGGGCCAGGTGTTGAACACCATCCAGCCGAAGATCGAGCTCCTGTCGCGCGAACTGTCGAAGTGCCGTGACGTGCTCTACCTCGGCCGCGGCACCAGCTTCCCGCTGGCGATGGAAGGCGCGCTGAAGCTTAAGGAGATTTCCTACATCCATGCGGAAGGCTATGCGGCCGGTGAGCTGAAGCACGGACCGATCGCGCTGATCGACGAGAACATGCCGGTCATCGTCATCGCGCCGCACGACCGCTTCTTCGACAAGACCGTCTCGAACATGCAGGAAGTTGCCGCTCGTGGCGGGCGCATCATTCTCATTACGGACGAGACGGGAGCCTCCGTATCGAAGCTCGACACGATGCACACGATCGTGCTGCCGAACGTCGACGAGGTCATCGCTCCGATGATCTTCTCCTTGCCGGTGCAGCTCCTCGCCTATCACACGGCCGTCTTCACGGGGACCGATGTGGACCAGCCGCGCAATCTCGCCAAATCGGTGACCGTCGAATGA
- a CDS encoding MucR family transcriptional regulator: MTESRMDARERRLELTSRIVAAYLSRNTVPAGEVRRLIEQTYDSLCGTSQAEKTEPASESRPAVPIKKSVTADFIICLENGKKFKSLKRHLMAKYGLTPEQYREKWKLPFDYPMTAPNYAHQRSQLARAIGLGKNPEGPAPASAPAAEARARKKINL; this comes from the coding sequence ATGACCGAATCGCGCATGGACGCCCGGGAACGCAGACTTGAGCTCACCAGCCGTATCGTCGCGGCCTATCTGAGCCGCAATACTGTGCCCGCCGGGGAAGTGCGGCGCCTGATTGAACAGACCTACGACTCCTTATGTGGCACATCTCAGGCGGAAAAAACCGAACCGGCCAGCGAGTCGCGCCCCGCAGTGCCGATCAAGAAATCAGTCACTGCGGACTTCATCATCTGCCTGGAAAATGGCAAGAAATTCAAATCGCTGAAGCGACATCTGATGGCCAAGTACGGCCTCACTCCGGAGCAGTATCGTGAGAAGTGGAAGCTTCCCTTCGACTATCCAATGACCGCTCCAAACTACGCCCACCAGCGCTCCCAACTAGCGCGTGCGATTGGTCTCGGAAAGAACCCTGAAGGGCCGGCGCCTGCATCCGCGCCCGCCGCGGAAGCTCGTGCCCGCAAGAAGATAAACCTCTAG
- a CDS encoding TauD/TfdA dioxygenase family protein: protein MSNPILVNQTIPESDVVPLTGRVGAEIRGVRLGGDLSDAMIAAINQLLLKHKVIFFRGQEHLDDAEQELFARRLGDLVPHPTQGPIAGTASILNLDSSRGGGRADQWHTDVTFVDAYPKFSVLRGVVIPAAGGDTIWSNTHAAYESLPAPLKLLADNLWAIHSNAFDYAAVRPRASPEEKKHFEEVFTSTIYETEHPVVRVHPETGERTLLLGNFVQRLVGLSKSDSAKLYEVFQSYVTAPENTVRWRWQAGDVAIWDNRATQHYAVNDYGDQHRVVRRATVDGDVPVSVDGRRSVTHVKATKPVAKAA from the coding sequence ATGAGCAACCCGATCCTTGTCAATCAGACCATTCCTGAGTCCGACGTTGTACCGCTGACTGGACGTGTCGGAGCCGAAATCAGAGGCGTCCGCCTTGGCGGAGACCTTTCCGACGCAATGATAGCAGCCATCAACCAGTTGCTTCTGAAGCACAAGGTCATCTTCTTCCGCGGCCAGGAGCACCTCGACGACGCGGAACAGGAATTGTTCGCGCGGCGCCTGGGTGACCTTGTCCCTCATCCCACACAGGGACCGATTGCCGGCACCGCCTCAATTCTCAACCTCGATTCCAGCCGCGGCGGCGGCAGGGCAGACCAGTGGCACACCGATGTGACGTTCGTCGATGCCTATCCGAAATTCTCGGTTCTTCGTGGCGTCGTCATTCCGGCGGCGGGGGGCGACACGATCTGGTCCAACACCCACGCCGCGTATGAGAGTCTGCCGGCGCCGCTGAAGCTCTTGGCCGACAATCTTTGGGCGATCCACAGCAATGCATTCGACTACGCGGCCGTGCGTCCTCGCGCCAGCCCTGAGGAGAAGAAACACTTCGAGGAAGTCTTCACCTCGACGATCTACGAAACGGAGCATCCGGTCGTCCGCGTCCATCCGGAAACTGGAGAACGGACGCTGCTGCTCGGCAATTTCGTGCAGCGCCTCGTCGGTCTGTCGAAGAGCGATTCCGCCAAACTTTACGAGGTGTTTCAATCCTATGTCACCGCCCCCGAAAACACCGTGCGGTGGCGCTGGCAGGCTGGTGATGTCGCCATCTGGGACAACCGTGCCACCCAGCATTATGCGGTCAACGACTATGGCGACCAGCACCGGGTCGTGCGCCGCGCCACGGTTGACGGTGACGTTCCGGTTAGTGTCGACGGTCGCCGCAGCGTAACCCATGTCAAGGCAACCAAGCCGGTCGCGAAGGCAGCCTGA